In Natronomonas halophila, one DNA window encodes the following:
- a CDS encoding copper-translocating P-type ATPase — protein sequence MDDHKDTNENPPREEDQQDDSSHQHGHGESDEAVVESDEQRVEQELLEEEAHPTAEGEAALHEQHEHAGDEGEGHGHGSHEGHGEGHGGMHEGHEQMFRRRFFVSTLLSIPVLLYSEMLQEWLGFSVPAFPGSEWINPVFAIIVFAYGGIPFLQMAVPELKDRSPGMMTLISMAITVAFVYSLASVVFPTQSAFFWELVTLIDIMLLGHWIEMRSVRRASSAVDELAKLMPDTAERITDDGDTEDVPVSELSEGDLVLIRPGASVPADGIVEEGDSDVEEAMITGESKPVSKEPGDEVIGGTINGDGSLRVRVGATGEETTLAGIMRLVEEAQQSKSKTQVLADRAAGWLFYVALAAAVVTAIAWTIAVSFNATVIERVVTVLVIACPHALGLAIPLVVAINTSLAARNGMLVRDRIAMEDARNLDAIIFDKTGTLTEGEHGVVDMATVNGVDEDDALALAAAVESDSEHMIARAIREAANERNLTSPDASGFEAIKGRGVCANVNGDEVYVGGPNLLTQLDSEVPDHLQRFADEAGQNAQTVVYLVRGGELIAAFAMADVIREESYAVVDALHDLDIEVAMLTGDSQDVADAVADELGIDTVFAEVLPGDKDKKVQELQDEGKLVGMVGDGVNDAPALTRADVGIAIGSGTDVAVQSADVILVQNNPMDVVRLVKLSKASYRKMQENIVWAAGYNVFAIPLAAGVLAPIGILLSPAVGALLMSLSTVIVAINAQLLRRVDLSLPDLPGRTPSTEAQPTD from the coding sequence ATGGACGACCACAAAGACACAAATGAGAATCCCCCGAGAGAGGAAGACCAGCAGGATGACAGCAGTCACCAGCACGGACACGGCGAGTCCGACGAAGCGGTCGTCGAGTCCGACGAGCAACGGGTAGAACAGGAGTTACTGGAGGAAGAGGCTCATCCTACTGCAGAAGGGGAGGCTGCGCTCCACGAACAGCACGAGCACGCCGGAGACGAAGGCGAAGGGCACGGTCACGGGTCACACGAGGGGCACGGTGAGGGGCATGGCGGGATGCACGAGGGCCATGAACAGATGTTCCGGCGGCGCTTTTTCGTTTCGACGCTCCTGTCGATCCCGGTCCTCCTGTACAGCGAAATGCTCCAGGAGTGGCTCGGGTTCTCCGTCCCCGCATTCCCGGGTAGCGAGTGGATCAACCCCGTCTTCGCGATAATCGTCTTCGCGTACGGTGGGATTCCGTTCCTCCAGATGGCGGTCCCGGAGCTGAAAGACCGGTCGCCGGGGATGATGACGCTGATTTCGATGGCGATCACCGTCGCGTTCGTCTACAGCCTCGCGAGCGTGGTCTTCCCGACGCAGTCAGCGTTCTTCTGGGAACTCGTTACCCTGATCGACATTATGCTGCTGGGCCACTGGATCGAAATGCGATCCGTTCGACGCGCCTCAAGCGCAGTCGACGAGTTGGCGAAGCTGATGCCCGATACCGCTGAGCGGATCACCGATGACGGTGACACCGAAGATGTCCCCGTTAGTGAACTCTCCGAGGGCGACCTCGTGCTCATCCGCCCGGGCGCGAGTGTGCCTGCTGATGGCATCGTTGAGGAGGGAGATTCGGACGTCGAAGAGGCGATGATTACCGGCGAGTCGAAACCGGTCTCGAAAGAACCCGGCGACGAGGTCATCGGCGGGACGATCAACGGCGACGGCAGTCTCCGCGTCCGCGTCGGTGCGACGGGCGAGGAGACGACGCTTGCGGGCATCATGCGACTCGTCGAGGAAGCCCAGCAGAGCAAGTCCAAGACGCAGGTGCTGGCCGACCGGGCTGCCGGCTGGCTGTTCTACGTTGCCCTCGCGGCGGCAGTCGTGACAGCAATCGCGTGGACGATTGCGGTCTCGTTCAACGCAACGGTTATCGAGCGCGTCGTAACGGTACTCGTCATCGCCTGCCCGCACGCCCTCGGACTCGCCATCCCGCTAGTCGTCGCGATTAACACATCACTCGCTGCTCGTAATGGGATGCTCGTCCGCGACCGCATCGCGATGGAGGACGCACGGAATCTGGACGCCATCATCTTTGACAAGACAGGGACGCTCACCGAAGGCGAGCACGGCGTCGTCGATATGGCGACTGTCAACGGCGTCGACGAGGACGATGCACTCGCGCTGGCGGCGGCCGTCGAGAGCGACTCCGAACACATGATCGCGCGAGCTATCCGCGAGGCCGCCAACGAGCGAAACCTTACCTCACCTGACGCGTCCGGCTTCGAGGCAATCAAAGGCCGAGGCGTCTGTGCGAACGTCAACGGAGACGAGGTGTACGTCGGCGGGCCGAATTTACTGACCCAGCTCGACAGCGAGGTCCCCGACCACCTCCAGCGCTTCGCTGACGAAGCCGGCCAGAACGCCCAGACCGTGGTGTATCTCGTCCGCGGAGGGGAGTTGATCGCCGCGTTCGCGATGGCTGACGTGATTCGTGAGGAAAGCTACGCCGTCGTCGACGCACTGCACGACCTCGATATCGAGGTGGCGATGCTGACTGGTGACTCCCAAGACGTCGCTGACGCTGTCGCCGACGAACTGGGTATCGACACGGTGTTCGCGGAGGTTCTTCCTGGGGACAAGGACAAGAAAGTGCAGGAACTCCAGGACGAGGGGAAGCTCGTGGGGATGGTTGGCGACGGCGTTAACGACGCGCCGGCGCTGACGCGAGCAGACGTGGGGATCGCCATCGGAAGCGGCACCGACGTCGCCGTCCAGTCAGCAGATGTCATCCTCGTGCAGAATAATCCGATGGACGTCGTTCGCCTCGTGAAATTGAGCAAGGCGAGCTACCGGAAGATGCAGGAGAACATCGTCTGGGCAGCCGGCTATAACGTCTTCGCGATTCCGCTGGCTGCAGGCGTGTTGGCGCCGATCGGGATTCTACTGTCGCCCGCTGTGGGCGCGCTCCTGATGTCGCTAAGTACGGTCATCGTCGCCATCAACGCCCAGTTGCTTCGCCGCGTGGATCTGTCCCTCCCCGATCTTCCAGGCAGGACACCATCTACGGAGGCACAACCCACTGACTGA
- a CDS encoding heavy-metal-associated domain-containing protein produces MTTTISVEGMTCGHCEQTVEEALQNVPGVTDATADQEDDQVEVDGDADTATLVEAVEDAGYTVET; encoded by the coding sequence ATGACGACGACTATCAGCGTTGAAGGGATGACCTGTGGCCACTGTGAACAGACAGTAGAAGAAGCACTTCAAAATGTACCCGGTGTGACCGACGCGACCGCAGATCAAGAGGACGATCAGGTGGAGGTTGATGGTGACGCAGATACCGCAACCCTCGTGGAAGCCGTCGAAGACGCCGGATACACCGTTGAGACCTGA
- a CDS encoding AsnC family transcriptional regulator, whose translation MRDLDETDLEIIQLLMLDARRPYSEIADVVDLSAPAVSDRVERLQEMGIINRFTLDVDRSQLRGGIPVLITLDVESDSHSAASIKDDLINEGAIEHVFTTAEADLVLYARVPDTDIAGWLADTIDTGAVDDFEVTLLAGANWAPELGEMEFALSCAQCGNTVDSEGTATRIDGELYQFCCPSCEARFEEKYEQLREEAD comes from the coding sequence ATGCGCGACCTGGATGAAACTGACCTCGAGATCATTCAGCTACTGATGTTGGACGCTCGTCGACCGTACAGTGAGATAGCGGATGTTGTAGACCTCTCTGCGCCGGCTGTGTCGGATCGAGTCGAACGACTACAGGAGATGGGGATTATTAATCGTTTCACGCTTGACGTCGATCGCTCACAGCTCCGAGGCGGAATTCCGGTACTGATTACGCTCGATGTCGAATCAGACAGCCATAGCGCTGCATCGATCAAAGACGATCTCATCAACGAAGGCGCCATCGAACACGTATTCACCACGGCCGAAGCTGACCTAGTCCTGTACGCCAGAGTTCCAGATACTGACATCGCAGGCTGGCTTGCTGATACCATCGACACCGGAGCAGTCGACGACTTTGAGGTAACGCTTCTCGCAGGCGCTAACTGGGCACCAGAATTGGGGGAAATGGAGTTCGCGCTCTCCTGCGCTCAATGTGGAAATACAGTTGACAGTGAAGGAACAGCCACCCGCATCGATGGAGAGCTGTACCAGTTCTGTTGTCCATCGTGTGAGGCTCGGTTTGAAGAGAAATACGAGCAACTCCGAGAAGAGGCTGACTGA
- a CDS encoding PQQ-binding-like beta-propeller repeat protein: MAPTEPTRRAVLASGVAGLTSLGGCLGRSSADPVPPGSDYPMDRYSPGRAARVENALTPPESLAASWSLSVPATSTPPPSIHDGRAYVNDWEGTLFALDATEGTTEWSASLGDDRAGGTRPTVDDSGIYTATRYGLFAHDHDGTQRWHAEDVSSARGSPIISDGTVYITYVSTVKAFDAASGDLRWSRKPGEAYGSGNVTLNRTLAVADDTVYAVRERGGYDVPDVFALDAADGDELWHAGTNLVYHRPAVTPGGDLVTVGQRQVEPDDPDEHIDAWDVVVRWSDDGTPAWRTELDGYRTYTQPAVDGERVYAPTTEGIEAVSLSDGDPLWQVGDGLTGAPVVAGDHVWVRVGDTSDGELRVYTRNGEAVATYGDVRARPAVTANAVYLVRPASAIETLLGDTSEIVALVPTSGA, translated from the coding sequence ATGGCCCCGACAGAGCCGACCCGGCGTGCGGTTCTCGCCAGCGGGGTCGCCGGACTCACTTCGCTCGGCGGCTGTCTGGGCCGCTCGTCAGCCGACCCCGTGCCGCCGGGCAGCGACTACCCGATGGACCGATACTCCCCCGGGCGGGCCGCGAGAGTCGAGAACGCGCTTACACCGCCGGAGTCGCTGGCGGCCTCGTGGTCGCTGTCCGTCCCTGCCACGTCGACGCCGCCGCCGAGCATCCACGACGGGCGCGCCTACGTCAACGACTGGGAAGGCACCCTGTTCGCGCTGGATGCCACCGAGGGCACGACCGAGTGGTCGGCCAGCCTCGGCGACGACCGGGCAGGGGGTACCCGACCCACCGTCGACGATAGCGGTATCTACACCGCGACGCGGTACGGCCTGTTCGCCCACGACCACGACGGCACCCAGCGCTGGCACGCCGAGGACGTCAGCAGCGCCCGCGGTTCGCCCATCATCTCCGATGGAACGGTCTATATCACCTACGTCTCGACGGTCAAGGCCTTCGACGCCGCCAGCGGCGACCTCCGCTGGAGTCGCAAGCCGGGCGAGGCCTACGGCTCCGGTAACGTCACGCTGAATCGCACGCTCGCAGTTGCCGACGACACGGTCTATGCCGTCCGGGAACGCGGCGGCTACGACGTCCCCGACGTCTTCGCGCTCGATGCCGCCGACGGCGACGAGTTGTGGCACGCCGGAACGAATCTCGTCTACCACCGACCTGCCGTCACTCCCGGAGGTGACCTCGTGACCGTCGGCCAGCGGCAGGTCGAACCCGACGACCCCGACGAGCACATCGACGCGTGGGACGTCGTGGTCCGCTGGAGCGACGACGGCACCCCCGCGTGGCGAACCGAACTCGACGGCTACCGGACCTACACCCAACCCGCAGTCGATGGCGAGCGCGTCTACGCGCCGACGACGGAGGGCATCGAAGCCGTGTCGCTGTCCGATGGCGACCCGCTGTGGCAAGTCGGCGATGGACTCACCGGCGCGCCCGTCGTCGCCGGCGACCACGTCTGGGTCCGGGTCGGGGACACCAGCGATGGCGAACTCCGGGTCTACACACGCAACGGCGAGGCGGTCGCAACCTACGGCGACGTCCGCGCACGGCCCGCTGTGACCGCGAACGCAGTGTATCTGGTCAGGCCCGCGTCGGCCATCGAAACGCTACTCGGTGATACGAGCGAAATCGTCGCGCTGGTTCCGACATCGGGGGCCTGA
- a CDS encoding tyrosine-type recombinase/integrase: MSDADEAPSVEDRRAELAETFDRNLDPLAKHAEKFTESDVDPFELFQVEILQRQNYRESTRAGYRRLIGQWRDHMAEHGRHPACPNEKHVRSFAEYCLEERENQPDTVRTKLRRLTNIYQYWQSDSVFPHPRDFNPFVVVLSKMDLQRPEVKDPPRIPIPKLRTMLASVTHLRDRAIIATQLKLGLRASELCNLQIGDFNLESAELKQAYPELGTHSAVSDRPNAVYIATREEREGNKSRKPRVLPIDEELDQLLSRYLLVRPDIGSSWVFLSQTTHSQLTQEYTNELWTDVFRPEYAETDEHRAVTSHFGRHRFSTYWRIEQDLNRELVKYMRGDTPQVMEDRGRETIDSYLHTYYADIEPVYRNNIFKLGLNDTVDDSC, encoded by the coding sequence ATGAGTGATGCGGACGAAGCGCCATCCGTGGAAGACCGGCGGGCAGAGCTAGCGGAGACCTTTGACCGTAATCTGGATCCTCTTGCGAAACACGCCGAGAAGTTCACCGAAAGTGACGTTGACCCGTTCGAACTTTTTCAGGTAGAAATCCTTCAGAGACAGAACTACAGGGAGAGTACACGGGCGGGGTATCGACGGCTTATCGGCCAGTGGCGTGATCATATGGCTGAACACGGGCGGCATCCTGCGTGTCCCAACGAGAAACATGTCCGGTCATTCGCCGAATACTGCCTCGAAGAACGAGAGAATCAGCCGGATACGGTCAGAACCAAACTCCGTCGCCTGACCAATATCTATCAGTATTGGCAGAGTGACAGCGTGTTTCCGCATCCGCGGGATTTCAACCCGTTCGTGGTCGTTCTGTCGAAGATGGATCTTCAGCGCCCCGAAGTGAAAGATCCACCACGTATCCCCATTCCGAAACTGCGGACGATGCTTGCCTCGGTCACACACCTACGTGACCGCGCTATAATCGCGACCCAATTGAAGCTCGGCCTTCGAGCCTCCGAGTTGTGTAATCTGCAGATTGGCGATTTCAACCTCGAAAGCGCGGAACTGAAACAAGCCTATCCGGAGCTAGGCACTCATAGCGCAGTCTCCGACCGGCCGAATGCGGTGTATATCGCAACACGGGAAGAAAGAGAGGGGAACAAATCTCGGAAGCCACGAGTTCTGCCGATCGACGAGGAACTCGACCAATTGCTATCCCGGTATCTACTGGTGCGACCAGATATCGGTAGTTCGTGGGTGTTCCTCTCTCAGACGACTCACAGCCAGCTTACACAGGAATATACGAACGAACTCTGGACTGACGTCTTCCGGCCGGAATACGCTGAAACTGACGAACATCGTGCTGTGACGAGCCACTTCGGTCGTCATCGGTTCTCCACGTACTGGCGGATCGAACAGGATCTGAACAGAGAACTCGTGAAGTATATGCGGGGAGATACGCCACAGGTGATGGAAGACCGTGGCCGAGAAACGATCGATAGCTACCTACACACGTACTATGCGGATATCGAACCCGTCTACCGGAATAACATCTTCAAACTCGGTTTGAACGATACAGTAGACGATAGCTGCTAA
- a CDS encoding uracil-DNA glycosylase — MATFPDPEDRNPLTADCRRCPALVEDRTCISWGVGSLGATLVVVGEAPGAGNPEADRWQGGNHTGMAYTARHSGRRVRDLFEGLGYAPEELYFTNAVKCFPSDGEGSNREPTPEERANCRPYLLEELREIDPACVVPTGRHATESLLAATDRRLDGFLDSVLTPIETDELPPLLPILHPSYQDVWVSRLSYEPDEYRQAIGKALADLDAGPPA, encoded by the coding sequence ATGGCGACGTTTCCGGACCCCGAGGACCGTAACCCCCTGACAGCGGACTGCCGGCGCTGTCCCGCCCTCGTGGAGGACCGCACCTGCATCTCGTGGGGCGTCGGGTCGCTCGGTGCCACGCTCGTCGTCGTGGGCGAAGCGCCGGGCGCCGGCAACCCCGAGGCCGACCGCTGGCAGGGCGGCAACCACACGGGAATGGCCTACACCGCCCGCCACAGCGGCCGCCGGGTGCGTGACCTCTTCGAGGGACTGGGCTACGCGCCCGAGGAACTCTATTTCACGAACGCCGTCAAGTGCTTCCCAAGTGACGGTGAAGGCTCGAATCGCGAACCAACACCCGAAGAACGCGCGAACTGCCGGCCCTACCTGCTAGAGGAACTCCGAGAAATCGACCCCGCCTGCGTCGTGCCGACGGGCCGACACGCCACCGAATCGCTGCTGGCGGCGACCGACCGGCGCCTCGACGGCTTCCTCGATAGCGTCCTCACGCCCATCGAAACCGACGAACTGCCGCCGCTGTTGCCGATTCTTCACCCATCGTATCAGGACGTCTGGGTGTCGCGACTGAGCTACGAACCCGATGAGTACCGACAGGCCATCGGCAAGGCACTGGCTGACCTCGATGCCGGACCGCCCGCGTAG
- a CDS encoding HIT family protein has protein sequence MSERTIFEKIVDGDIPARVVHETDTTLAFLDANPLAPGHTLVIPKERYKRLRDTPPELSADVFETVRELAPVIEDAVEADATNIGVNDGPDAGQEVPHLHVHIVPRFKDDGGGPIHAVAGAPPDLDDDELDVIAEEISTAAKDA, from the coding sequence ATGTCCGAGCGAACCATCTTCGAGAAAATCGTCGACGGGGACATCCCCGCCCGCGTCGTCCACGAAACCGACACCACGCTGGCCTTCCTCGATGCCAACCCGCTGGCGCCGGGTCACACGCTCGTCATCCCGAAGGAGCGCTACAAGCGCCTGCGCGATACGCCGCCGGAACTCTCGGCTGACGTCTTCGAGACCGTCCGCGAACTCGCGCCCGTCATCGAGGACGCCGTCGAGGCCGACGCGACGAACATCGGCGTCAACGACGGCCCCGATGCCGGTCAGGAGGTCCCGCACCTCCACGTCCACATCGTCCCCCGATTCAAGGACGACGGCGGCGGCCCCATCCACGCCGTCGCCGGGGCGCCGCCGGACCTCGACGACGACGAACTGGACGTCATTGCCGAGGAGATTTCGACGGCCGCCAAGGACGCCTGA